One region of Ictalurus furcatus strain D&B chromosome 17, Billie_1.0, whole genome shotgun sequence genomic DNA includes:
- the bloc1s3 gene encoding biogenesis of lysosome-related organelles complex 1 subunit 3, whose amino-acid sequence MADRKSQIVVEGEASESDSDQEIFMTSGLTVPGEASETESEGEEEKPAAFHHDLPPLTVDRHDNVSMTQQSPTTPTHGSHVNSLLQQKLQESNARLCADVSQSVRQVYHGATRDIKAATAHLSHSQGVIIAASHAVRVAMDDLRAVCDKIDIITSCRLLPDIAMTTPGAPTAQCSSLH is encoded by the coding sequence ATGGCCGACAGGAAGTCACAGATCGTGGTGGAAGGAGAGGCGTCCGAGTCGGACTCTGATCAGGAGATCTTCATGACGTCTGGACTCACGGTTCCGGGCGAAGCgtcagagacagaaagtgagggCGAGGAAGAAAAACCCGCCGCCTTCCATCATGACTTACCGCCTCTCACTGTCGATCGTCATGACAACGTGTCCATGACTCAGCAGAGCCcgaccacacccacacacggcAGCCATGTTAACTCACTGCTGCAGCAGAAACTGCAGGAGAGCAACGCGCGTCTGTGTGCTGACGTGAGCCAGAGCGTGAGACAGGTTTATCACGGAGCCACGAGGGACATTAAAGCAGCCACGGCACACCTGAGTCACTCTCAGGGCGTGATCATCGCCGCCTCACACGCCGTCCGTGTCGCCATGGACGATCTCCGGGCCGTGTGTGACAAGATCGACATCATCACTAGCTGTCGGTTGCTGCCTGACATCGCCATGACGACGCCTGGAGCACCCACAGCGCAATGCTCCTCTCTTCATTAA